One genomic window of Numida meleagris isolate 19003 breed g44 Domestic line chromosome 1, NumMel1.0, whole genome shotgun sequence includes the following:
- the CDADC1 gene encoding cytidine and dCMP deaminase domain-containing protein 1 yields MHGADEEEEEAAAERGPRASAASTQTDSMAGQIPRLSKVNLFTLFSLWMELFPSAEQQKKSQVKKSGLVVVKNMTIIGLHCSSTDLHAGQIALIKHGSRLKNCDLYFSRKPCSTCLKMIVNAGVNRISYWPADPEISLQNEASNPVTTGDAKLDAKAVERLKSNSRARVCVLLQPLVCYMVQFIEETSTKLDFIQKIAKSQPDFSTDFYTACRQERIKEYESLFLISNEETHKQILMTIGLENLCENPYFSNLRQNMKDLVLVLATVAASVPVFGCFGFYSSEPQPTNETYHQGLPQEIARHCMVQARLLACRTEDHKTGVGAIIWAEEKSRSCDGTGAMYFVGCGYNAFPAGSEYADFPHMDDKQKDREIRKFRYIIHAEQNALTFRCREIKPDERSMIFVTKCPCDECVPLIKGAGIKQIYAGDVDAGKKKADISYMKFGELEGVSKFTWQLNPFHPNATEFHDPTTRENGVQKTKSIDDQQHQNKKLCLGHC; encoded by the exons GTCAAATACCAAGGCTTTCTAAGGTCAATCTTTTTACTTTGTTCAGTCTCTGGATGGagctctttccttctgctgaacaACAGAAGAAATCACAG gTAAAGAAGAGCGGTCTGGTTGTCGTGAAAAACATGACAATTATTGGTCTTCATTGTTCCAGTACAGACCTGCATGCTGGTCAGATTGCACTCATTAAACATGGATCGAGACTTAAAAACTGTGATCTTTACTTCTCCAGAAAACCCTGTTCAACTTGCTTAAAAATGATTGTAAATG ctggGGTGAACAGGATTTCTTACTGGCCTGCAGATCCTGAAATCAGCTTGCAGAATGAGGCATCCAATCCTGTGACGACCGGTGATGCAAAGCTTGATGCCAAAGCAGTAGAAAGGCTGAAGTCAAATAGCCGTGCTCGGGTGTGTGTGCTGCTTCAGCCCTTGGTGTGCTACATGGTGCAGTTTATTGAAGAAACTTCCACCAAGCTtgattttattcaaaaaatagcaaaatctCAGCCTGACTTTAGTACTGACTTTTATACCGCGTGTAGGCAAGAGAGAATAAAAGAGTATGAAAGTTTATTCCTGATTTCAAACGAGGAAACGCACAAGCAAATATTGATGACAATAGGACTGGAGAACCTCTGTGAAAATCCGTACTTCAGCAATCTTAGGCAAAACATGAAGGATCTGGTCTTGGTCTTGGCCACGGTGGCTGCCAGCGTCCCTGTCTTTGGTTGCTTTGGATTTTACAGCAGCGAACCACAGCCAACAAATGAGACGTACCATCAGGGCTTGCCCCAGGAGATTGCCAGGCACTGCATGGTACAAGCCAGGCTGCTCGCCTGCCGGACAG AGGATCATAAAACAGGAGTCGGAGCTATTATTtgggcagaagaaaaatca AGAAGCTGCGATGGAACAGGAGCGATGTATTTTGTGGGCTGTGGTTACAACGCCTTTCCTGCTGGATCTGAGTATGCTGATTTTCCACACATGGATGATAAGCAAAAAGATCGGGAAATCAGGAAGTTCCGATATATTATACACGCTGAGCAGAATGCCTTGACATTCAG GTGTCGAGAAATAAAGCCGGACGAGAGAAGCATGATATTTGTGACCAAATGTCCTTGTGATGAATGTGTCCCTTTAATCAAAGGGGCTGGTATCAAGCAAATCTATGCAGGAGATGTTgatgctggaaaaaagaaagcagacatATCGTATATGAAGTTTGGTGAACTGGAGGGTGTAAGCAAATTTACT TGGCAACTAAATCCATTCCACCCTAATGCCACTGAATTCCATGATCCTACGACAAGGGAAA ATGGAGTTCAGAAGACAAAATCAATAGATGACCAGCAGCACCAGAACAAGAAACTGTGTCTTGGTCACTGCTAA